The following proteins come from a genomic window of Salvia hispanica cultivar TCC Black 2014 chromosome 4, UniMelb_Shisp_WGS_1.0, whole genome shotgun sequence:
- the LOC125220882 gene encoding probable disease resistance protein RF9 encodes MILTNRNRRFSNRGHHYLRIILLRDNGLISPLVKQRIISIHDKAVGLQLNLKHFPEKGIIREVANTSEEIIQYLFSQQNFSDYGSIGPTVRLLDQLGKLAMELDSTVGYVVDYCKESDVAVGFGEDLSDSTAATSSSSSIYPPTGRDDMVGFDEDVLQMKDWLISISSNREILPIVEMGGLGKSKLATHIYNDPLINQHFDNQAWVTISQDYSIPSIVSQLLASLKGKVDRVGREHISLKFTKSYWGGGISE; translated from the coding sequence atGATTTTGACGaatcggaaccggcggttttcgaACCGTGGCCACCACTACTTACGCATAATTCTTCTACGCGACAATGGTCTTATCAGTCCTCTTGTTAAACAACGAATTATATCCATCCACGACAAAGCTGTTGGCCTGCAATTGAATCTCAAGCATTTTCCAGAAAAGGGAATAATAAGGGAGGTCGCAAATACATCAGAAGAGATTATTCAATATCTTTTCTCCCAGCAAAATTTCTCAGATTATGGATCCATAGGCCCAACTGTCAGACTTTTAGATCAGTTGGGGAAATTGGCTATGGAGCTCGACTCAACTGTTGGATATGTGGTTGACTACTGCAAGGAGAGTGATGTTGCGGTTGGTTTTGGTGAGGATCTAAGTGATTCTACTGCTGctacatcatcatcatcatcaatataTCCACCCACGGGCAGAGATGATATGGTTGGTTTCGATGAAGATGTATTACAGATGAAGGACTGGCTAATTAGCATATCATCCAACCGAGAAATCCTCCCTATTGTTGAAATGGGAGGCCTTGGTAAGTCCAAACTTGctacacatatttataatgatCCATTGATTAATCAACATTTTGATAATCAAGCTTGGGTCACAATATCACAAGATTATAGTATACCAAGTATTGTCTCACAATTACTAGCTTCGCTCAAAGGAAAAGTAGATCGAGTTGGAAGGGAGCACATAAGCttgaaatttacaaaatctTATTGGGGAGGAGGTATCTCAGAGTAA
- the LOC125220881 gene encoding putative late blight resistance protein homolog R1B-17, producing the protein MDDIWSAEVCDDVWKLFPDNHNGSRIILTTRLIEVATYAATGQKIHMMRFLDDEQSWRLFHHKPSLKIMTSVPHELIKLWIAEGFMEWQNESERVEVVAEGWLEELINQSLVLITSWKIDGKIKSCRLHSMVRDFCVRQAGHEKFLLPVMDYFPTPILRKHFLPQVLQNHPRISVSWHDLHLRDSIHSLSTTSIICIPQRGYRPKGSVENFTSLRVLHVLRRNDRSYWELGQVFELIYLTYLASNIPDSIVPPAIAKLQNLQTLIIYRFDVRLPVEIWSLRQLRNLIAFSFQPLPLPKGEAPLKSLAT; encoded by the exons ATGGATGACATTTGGAGTGCGGAAGTTTGTGATGATGTGTGGAAGCTATTTCCTGACAATCATAATGGAAGCCGGatcatattaaccacaagGCTTATTGAAGTGGCAACTTATGCTGCCACTGGGCAGAAAATTCATATGATGCGGTTCTTGGATGACGAACAAAGTTGGCGATTGTTCCACCACAAG CCTTCCCTCAAGATTATGACATCCGTGCCTCATGAACTCATCAAACTTTGGATAGCTGAGGGCTTTATGGAATGGCAAAATGAATCTGAAAGAGTAGAAGTCGTGGCGGAAGGGTGGTTGGAGGAATTGATAAACCAAAGTCTAGTTTTGATCACTAGCTGGAAAATTGATGGCAAAATCAAAAGTTGCAGGCTTCATAGTATGGTGCGGGACTTTTGTGTGAGACAGGCCGGGCATGAGAAGTTCCTTCTTCCTGTCATGGACTACTTCCCTACTCCTATCTTAAGAAAACATTTTCTTCCACAAGTCCTCCAAAACCATCCACGCATAAGTGTTAGCTGGCATGATCTACATCTTAGAGACTCTATACATAGCTTGTCTACCACTTCTATCATATGCATCCCACAAAGAGGGTATAGGCCCAAAGGCTCTGTAGAGAACTTTACCTCACTTAGAGTTCTTCATGTTTTACGCAGAAACGATCGTTCTTATTGGGAGCTTGGTCAAGTATTTGAATTGATATATCTCACTTACCTTGCTTCCAACATTCCTGATAGTATTGTCCCTCCAGCTATAGCAAAGCTTCAAAATCTTCagactttaattatttatagatttGACGTTCGTTTGCCAGTGGAGATTTGGAGTCTGAGACAGTTGAGAAATCTTATCGCCTTCTCATTTCAACCTTTACCCCTTCCCAAAGGAGAAGCACCTTTAAAAAGCTTAGCAACGtga